One window of Mediterraneibacter gnavus ATCC 29149 genomic DNA carries:
- a CDS encoding HAD family hydrolase, producing MNYKHIIFDFGNVLATFQSDDLLRSYCNREDLPILKNAIYHNWQALDEGSIPYEEYQEETLHLLPDCLHDTARKCFATWYQHMIPIQPVWDMIHRLKEQHTGLYILSNAPIFFEEHADFFEITRLFDGAVYSGSIKKFKPNPDIYQHLFDTFSLNPSDCFFMDDKPENIKAAQKLGMNGMVFTGENLSEIKHAIGLEE from the coding sequence ATGAATTATAAACATATTATCTTTGATTTCGGAAATGTCCTTGCTACCTTTCAATCAGATGACTTATTGCGCTCCTACTGCAATCGCGAAGATCTTCCCATTCTGAAAAATGCCATCTACCACAACTGGCAGGCATTGGATGAGGGAAGTATTCCCTATGAAGAATACCAGGAGGAAACACTTCACCTGCTGCCGGACTGCCTTCATGACACTGCCCGCAAATGCTTTGCCACCTGGTATCAACACATGATCCCGATTCAGCCGGTGTGGGATATGATCCACAGATTAAAAGAACAGCACACAGGGCTTTACATTCTTTCCAACGCTCCGATTTTCTTTGAAGAACATGCAGATTTTTTCGAGATTACCCGCTTATTTGACGGTGCAGTCTATTCCGGATCCATCAAAAAATTCAAACCAAATCCGGATATTTACCAGCATCTGTTTGATACCTTTTCACTGAATCCGTCCGACTGCTTTTTTATGGATGACAAACCCGAAAACATCAAAGCTGCTCAGAAGCTCGGGATGAATGGAATGGTCTTTACTGGAGAGAATCTCTCAGAAATCAAACATGCCATCGGACTGGAAGAATAA
- a CDS encoding AraC family transcriptional regulator, translated as MKYNHELIVPDEGLPFKMFIFEGKDGNYKREMHWHRSVEIFAVCEGELCFYIKEKPYPLVQGEFMIVNSNEVHSVHSPKPNQTIVLQIPIRLFENYFTGEGFIWFTHNPVDRDERLMELIRQMYEVYIKKERGYEMEVKGLFYLVMHLLVSEYQRIDVTEAQLRDNKNLNRLSTITSYIKENYASEMTLESLAKIFGYSPTYLSRMFQKYAGVNFKAYLQDIRLRYAWKEVKDSDKTLSEIAMENGFPNSKALARSFQKKYGMLPSEYRKREK; from the coding sequence ATGAAGTACAATCATGAGCTGATCGTGCCGGATGAGGGGCTGCCCTTCAAGATGTTTATTTTTGAGGGCAAGGATGGCAATTATAAGCGTGAGATGCACTGGCATCGTTCTGTGGAGATTTTTGCGGTCTGTGAGGGGGAACTTTGTTTCTATATCAAAGAGAAGCCGTATCCTCTTGTGCAGGGAGAATTTATGATCGTGAATTCCAACGAAGTTCATTCCGTGCATTCTCCAAAGCCGAACCAGACGATTGTATTGCAGATACCGATCCGGTTGTTTGAGAATTATTTTACGGGAGAAGGATTCATCTGGTTTACACACAATCCGGTGGATCGGGATGAACGGCTGATGGAGTTGATCCGCCAGATGTATGAGGTGTACATAAAAAAAGAGCGTGGCTATGAAATGGAAGTGAAAGGTCTGTTTTATCTTGTGATGCATTTGCTGGTATCTGAGTATCAGCGGATTGATGTGACCGAGGCGCAGCTTCGGGACAATAAAAATCTGAACCGTCTTTCTACGATTACATCCTATATTAAAGAAAATTATGCATCAGAAATGACACTGGAGAGTCTGGCGAAGATTTTTGGATATTCTCCGACCTATCTTTCAAGGATGTTTCAGAAATATGCGGGGGTAAATTTTAAAGCCTATCTGCAGGATATCCGGTTGAGATATGCATGGAAGGAAGTCAAAGACAGTGATAAGACCTTAAGTGAGATCGCTATGGAGAATGGTTTTCCAAACAGCAAGGCGCTCGCCAGATCATTTCAGAAAAAATACGGGATGCTTCCAAGCGAATATCGAAAAAGAGAGAAGTGA
- a CDS encoding DUF4867 family protein translates to MEIQKVTDTAFAKYGKVMSDIPVERILKEMEHTPLPEDVIYVPSVEALEVLPDAVAVREKGFGGLPIQIGYCNGRNVKLNALEYHRSSEIDIAVTDLILLLGCQQDIKEDTYDTALVEAFFVPAGTAVELYATTLHYAPCNAKAGGFRCVVVLPKGTNEALPFAPEAKGESRLLTAVNKWLIAHEDAEIEGAVNGLKGENITIV, encoded by the coding sequence ATGGAAATTCAGAAAGTTACAGATACCGCATTTGCCAAATATGGAAAAGTGATGTCAGATATTCCGGTAGAGCGGATCTTAAAAGAGATGGAACACACGCCGCTTCCGGAAGATGTGATTTATGTTCCGTCTGTGGAAGCGCTGGAAGTACTTCCGGATGCGGTGGCAGTCAGAGAAAAAGGATTTGGAGGGCTGCCGATTCAGATTGGGTATTGTAATGGGAGAAATGTGAAGTTGAATGCACTGGAGTATCACAGATCCTCAGAGATTGATATCGCAGTGACAGATTTGATCCTGCTGCTTGGATGTCAGCAGGACATCAAAGAAGATACCTATGATACAGCTCTCGTGGAGGCGTTTTTCGTACCGGCAGGAACGGCAGTGGAATTGTATGCGACTACGTTACATTATGCACCATGTAATGCAAAAGCAGGCGGTTTCCGATGTGTGGTCGTACTTCCGAAGGGAACGAATGAGGCACTTCCGTTTGCACCGGAAGCAAAGGGCGAGAGCAGACTTTTGACAGCAGTGAACAAGTGGCTGATCGCGCACGAAGACGCAGAGATTGAGGGTGCGGTGAACGGCTTAAAAGGTGAAAATATTACAATTGTGTAA
- a CDS encoding L-fucose/L-arabinose isomerase family protein — protein MSNMPELKIGVVAVSRDCFPESLSVTRRENLIKAYKEKYGEADIYECPICIVESEIHMVQALEDIKNAGCNALVVYLGNFGPEIAETLLAKHFDGPKMFIAAAEERGDNLVQGRGDAYCGMLNASYNLKLRNVKAYIPEYPVGNAEECADMIAEFRPIARAVIGLNSLKIISFGPRPLNFLACNAPIQQLYNLGVEIEENSELDLFEAFHKHDGDERIPEIVKEMEEELGAGNKKPEILAKLAQYELTLKDWVEEHRGYRKYVAIAGKCWPAFQTQFGFVPCYVNSRLTAQGIPVSCEVDIYGALSEFIGTVVSEDTVTLLDINNTVPNDMYKEDIEGKFPYTQKDTFMGFHCGNTASSKLSFCEMKYQMIMARALPEEVTQGTLEGDIIPGDITFFRLQSTADCKLRAYIAQGEVLPVPTRSFGSIGIFAIPEMGRFYRHVLIEGNYPHHGAVAFGKWGKALFEVFKYIGVDVSEIGYNQPKGVRYPTENPWNE, from the coding sequence ATGAGTAACATGCCAGAATTAAAAATCGGAGTCGTTGCAGTGAGCAGAGATTGTTTTCCGGAGAGTCTTTCCGTGACAAGAAGGGAAAATCTGATCAAAGCATATAAAGAAAAATATGGAGAGGCGGATATTTATGAGTGTCCGATCTGTATCGTGGAAAGTGAGATCCACATGGTGCAGGCACTGGAGGACATTAAAAATGCAGGATGTAATGCACTTGTTGTGTATCTTGGAAACTTCGGACCGGAGATCGCAGAGACATTGCTTGCAAAACATTTTGACGGACCGAAGATGTTTATCGCAGCAGCAGAAGAGCGCGGAGACAACCTGGTTCAGGGAAGAGGCGATGCTTACTGTGGTATGCTCAATGCAAGCTATAATCTGAAACTTAGAAATGTAAAGGCCTACATTCCGGAGTATCCGGTAGGAAATGCAGAGGAATGTGCGGACATGATCGCAGAGTTTCGTCCGATCGCAAGAGCTGTCATCGGACTGAACAGCTTAAAGATCATCAGCTTTGGACCGCGTCCGTTAAATTTCCTCGCATGTAATGCACCGATCCAGCAGTTGTACAATCTGGGAGTTGAGATCGAAGAAAACTCAGAGCTGGATTTATTTGAGGCATTCCATAAACATGATGGAGATGAAAGAATTCCGGAAATCGTAAAAGAGATGGAAGAAGAACTGGGAGCGGGCAATAAGAAACCTGAGATCCTCGCGAAACTGGCACAGTATGAACTGACCTTGAAAGACTGGGTAGAAGAGCACAGAGGATACAGAAAATATGTAGCAATCGCAGGAAAATGCTGGCCGGCGTTCCAGACACAGTTCGGATTTGTTCCATGTTATGTCAACAGCCGTCTGACAGCACAGGGAATTCCGGTATCCTGTGAAGTAGATATCTACGGTGCACTGAGCGAATTTATCGGAACAGTTGTCAGTGAAGATACTGTGACACTTCTGGATATCAACAATACAGTACCGAATGACATGTACAAAGAAGATATCGAAGGCAAGTTCCCATATACACAGAAAGATACATTTATGGGATTCCACTGTGGAAACACAGCGTCCTCCAAGCTGTCATTCTGTGAGATGAAATACCAGATGATCATGGCGAGAGCGCTTCCGGAAGAGGTGACACAGGGAACTCTGGAAGGAGACATCATCCCTGGAGATATTACATTCTTCCGTCTGCAGAGTACGGCAGACTGCAAGCTGCGCGCTTATATTGCACAGGGAGAAGTACTTCCGGTGCCGACACGCTCCTTTGGATCCATTGGAATTTTCGCAATTCCGGAGATGGGAAGATTTTACCGTCATGTTCTGATCGAAGGCAATTATCCGCATCACGGAGCAGTTGCATTTGGAAAATGGGGCAAGGCATTGTTTGAAGTATTCAAATATATCGGAGTGGATGTCAGTGAGATCGGATATAATCAGCCAAAAGGTGTCAGATATCCAACGGAAAATCCTTGGAATGAGTAG
- the xylB gene encoding xylulokinase, whose product MLYIGVDLGTSAVKLLLMDENGNIHKIVSREYPLYFPHPGWSEQKPEDWFAQSMEGIRELTAECDKSQVRGISFGGQMHGLVVLDEADHVLRPAILWNDGRTEEETDYLNQVIGKETLSKYTANIAFAGFTAPKILWMKNHEPELYEKIAKIMLPKDYLAYKLSGTFCTEYSDASGMLLLDVQNKCWSKEMLDICGIREEQLPKLYESYEVVGNLKPEIAEELGLGTDVKVIAGAGDNAAAAVGTGTVGDGQCNISLGTSGTIFISSKTFGVDQYNALHSFAHADGNYHLMGCMLSAASCNKWWMDEILKTKEYAKEQEEIVKLGENQVFYLPYLMGERSPHNDPSARAAFIGMSMDTTREEMTQAVLEGVAFGLRDSLEVARNLGIQIERTKICGGGAKSLLWKKIIANVMNLKVDVIESEEGPGYGAAILAAVGCGEFENVESAVDKLIHVVETVEPEAELVEKYEERYQKFKKYYPALKGLF is encoded by the coding sequence ATGTTATACATAGGTGTGGATCTTGGAACATCAGCAGTGAAATTGCTGCTGATGGATGAGAACGGCAATATTCACAAAATTGTATCCAGAGAGTATCCGCTGTATTTCCCACATCCGGGCTGGTCAGAACAGAAACCTGAGGACTGGTTTGCCCAGAGTATGGAAGGAATCCGTGAACTGACAGCAGAGTGTGACAAAAGTCAGGTCAGAGGAATCAGTTTTGGCGGTCAGATGCATGGTCTGGTGGTACTCGATGAGGCGGACCATGTGCTTCGTCCGGCAATCCTCTGGAATGACGGACGAACAGAGGAAGAGACGGATTATTTAAATCAGGTGATCGGCAAGGAAACACTGTCCAAATATACAGCCAATATTGCATTTGCCGGGTTCACGGCTCCAAAGATCCTGTGGATGAAAAATCATGAACCGGAGTTGTATGAAAAGATCGCAAAGATCATGCTGCCAAAAGATTATCTGGCATATAAGCTGTCCGGTACTTTTTGTACCGAATATTCGGACGCATCGGGGATGCTGCTTTTAGATGTACAGAATAAATGCTGGTCAAAAGAGATGTTGGATATCTGCGGAATCAGGGAAGAGCAGCTGCCAAAGCTTTATGAAAGTTATGAAGTGGTTGGCAATCTGAAACCGGAAATTGCAGAAGAACTGGGACTTGGCACAGATGTAAAAGTCATTGCAGGCGCCGGGGACAATGCGGCTGCGGCAGTGGGAACCGGAACAGTAGGAGACGGTCAGTGCAATATTTCTCTTGGAACTTCCGGTACAATCTTTATATCAAGCAAGACGTTCGGTGTGGATCAGTACAATGCGCTGCATTCATTTGCACATGCAGACGGCAATTATCATCTGATGGGATGTATGCTCAGTGCGGCATCCTGCAATAAATGGTGGATGGATGAAATTTTAAAGACAAAAGAGTATGCAAAAGAGCAGGAAGAGATTGTAAAGCTGGGTGAAAATCAGGTGTTCTATCTGCCTTATCTTATGGGAGAGCGATCCCCTCATAATGATCCGTCTGCAAGAGCTGCATTTATCGGGATGTCCATGGACACCACACGTGAAGAGATGACGCAGGCAGTTCTGGAAGGCGTTGCATTTGGACTTCGTGATTCTCTGGAAGTGGCGAGAAATCTTGGAATTCAGATTGAACGCACGAAGATCTGCGGAGGCGGAGCAAAGAGTCTGCTCTGGAAAAAGATCATTGCAAATGTGATGAATCTGAAAGTCGATGTGATCGAAAGTGAGGAAGGTCCCGGATACGGTGCTGCGATTCTGGCAGCAGTCGGATGCGGAGAATTTGAAAATGTGGAAAGCGCTGTGGATAAACTGATCCATGTGGTGGAAACTGTGGAGCCGGAAGCAGAGCTTGTGGAAAAGTATGAAGAACGCTACCAGAAATTCAAAAAATACTATCCGGCATTAAAAGGATTGTTTTAA
- a CDS encoding beta-galactosidase has protein sequence MIQNDLNIDKFIYGGDYNPEQWLDRPDILKQDLLLMKKAHINTVTLGVFSWSTLEPIKDCFNFTWLIDIIDKLYDNGIQVILATPSGARPRWLAETYPEVLRVREDRTRQLYGERHNHCYTSPAYRERVRIINQKLAKTFRNHPGVILWHISNEYRGECHCPLCQEAFRNWLKNKYKDINSLNRAWWTTFWSHTYNSFHQIESPSSIGDHGLHGLNLDWKRFVTDQTVDFMCEEIHALRDGGATQPVTTNFMDDYKGLNYYNLAKHIDYVSWDSYPAWNKEDEIRTAYNTALQHDLMRSMKQKPFLLMESCPSSPNWQAISKLKKPGLLQSASLQAIAHGSDSVQYFQIRQSRGSFEKFHGAVIDHYGGSDTRVFNEVTETGASLIELKQVIGSKVDSSAAIIYDMENRWAMEDAKGPRNEGLFYHESVLKSYQALRKAALNVDIINMEQSLDSYKLVVAPMLYMFRSGIETKLRTFVENGGILIMTYWSGIVNETDLCYLEGTPHSLLDVFGLRSKEIDGLYEWEENSLIPIPENSLQLHTSYKCKNLCDLVQLNGATPLMNYGSDFYQGTPALTVNQYGKGYAYYICTDAEELFYHDFYAKILAKHHIHSILNTIPDGIEVTSRTDDEYEYIFIQNFSYRNINIVLPKKGDIIYGNKNGNIRQYETIVFRKKLF, from the coding sequence ATGATCCAAAATGATTTAAATATTGATAAATTTATCTATGGGGGTGATTATAATCCAGAACAGTGGTTGGATAGACCCGATATCCTAAAACAGGATTTACTTCTTATGAAAAAGGCACACATAAATACTGTAACACTGGGTGTTTTCTCCTGGTCTACTTTAGAACCAATAAAAGATTGTTTTAATTTCACCTGGCTGATTGACATAATTGACAAACTCTACGACAACGGCATCCAGGTCATACTTGCCACACCATCTGGAGCCCGTCCGCGTTGGTTGGCAGAAACATACCCCGAAGTTCTCCGTGTCCGTGAAGATCGTACACGCCAACTATACGGGGAGCGGCATAATCATTGCTACACCTCACCTGCTTACAGAGAACGTGTTCGAATCATCAACCAAAAGTTGGCTAAAACATTTCGAAATCATCCGGGAGTAATCCTGTGGCATATTTCCAATGAATACAGAGGTGAATGCCACTGTCCATTATGTCAAGAAGCTTTTCGCAACTGGTTAAAAAACAAATATAAAGATATTAACAGCTTGAACCGGGCATGGTGGACAACCTTTTGGAGCCATACCTATAATTCATTCCATCAAATTGAAAGTCCATCTTCCATAGGAGACCACGGACTACACGGCCTCAATCTTGATTGGAAACGATTTGTAACAGATCAGACAGTTGATTTTATGTGCGAAGAGATACATGCTCTGCGAGATGGTGGTGCAACTCAGCCCGTTACAACTAATTTTATGGATGATTATAAGGGCTTAAACTACTACAATCTGGCAAAGCACATCGATTATGTATCTTGGGACAGCTATCCTGCATGGAATAAAGAAGACGAAATTCGTACAGCATACAATACAGCACTGCAGCATGACCTCATGCGGAGTATGAAACAGAAGCCATTTCTTTTAATGGAATCCTGCCCCTCCAGTCCAAACTGGCAAGCAATAAGTAAACTAAAAAAACCGGGATTGTTACAATCTGCTTCTCTACAAGCAATTGCACATGGTTCGGACAGCGTACAATATTTCCAGATCAGACAAAGTCGTGGAAGTTTCGAAAAATTCCATGGAGCGGTCATTGATCATTATGGTGGATCTGATACACGCGTTTTCAACGAAGTAACTGAAACTGGTGCATCCCTCATAGAATTAAAACAAGTTATTGGAAGCAAAGTAGATTCATCCGCTGCTATTATTTATGACATGGAAAACAGATGGGCAATGGAAGACGCGAAAGGTCCCCGAAATGAAGGACTTTTTTACCATGAAAGTGTCTTAAAATCCTACCAGGCGCTTCGAAAAGCAGCACTCAATGTGGATATCATTAACATGGAGCAATCCCTTGATTCTTATAAACTTGTGGTTGCACCAATGTTATATATGTTTCGATCTGGTATCGAAACAAAATTGCGTACTTTCGTTGAAAATGGTGGGATACTAATCATGACATACTGGAGTGGAATCGTAAATGAAACGGATCTGTGCTACCTTGAGGGAACTCCACATAGCTTACTCGATGTATTTGGACTTAGAAGCAAAGAAATTGATGGACTCTATGAATGGGAAGAGAATTCGCTTATTCCAATCCCTGAAAACTCTTTGCAACTGCATACTTCCTATAAATGCAAAAATCTTTGTGATTTAGTTCAACTCAATGGTGCCACACCACTCATGAATTATGGAAGTGATTTTTATCAAGGCACACCTGCACTGACCGTCAATCAGTATGGTAAGGGATATGCTTACTACATCTGTACCGACGCAGAAGAACTTTTTTACCATGATTTTTATGCCAAAATTTTAGCTAAACATCATATTCATTCTATTCTAAATACAATTCCTGATGGGATTGAGGTAACAAGTCGGACAGATGATGAATACGAATATATCTTTATACAAAATTTCTCATACCGCAATATCAACATAGTACTGCCAAAAAAGGGGGATATCATCTACGGAAATAAGAACGGTAATATTCGCCAATATGAAACCATTGTTTTTCGGAAAAAACTTTTTTAA
- a CDS encoding glycoside hydrolase family 32 protein → MRPKYHISPEQGFLNDPNGLAQFRGKYHVFYQWLPDVVPQGSKQWRHCISNDLVHWTDEGSALQPDEWYEKNGCYSGSGITTEDKYFLFYTGNVRDAEGGRETYQCVAVSDDGKSFQKEGPVIYLPDGYTAHFRDPKVWKKNNSWWMVVGAQTKELQGNVALFESNNLKKWDYRGNLLDPSMDWGYMCECPDIVDIDGQQFLIVSCQKETGCKGIVFSGKMDYIEAKFQLDDVGNLLDAGFDFYAPQSFVDESGRCILLGWLGAGKLDYQMSQPTVKEGWLHSLTIPRELFVQNGKLHQQPVKELESIRRHERVIEAEGHTFINQETWSAELLAEQISDQKFSFNFGNVLKISFANNSMVIQRKHWSSEEYDEVRAEISVIKNIRVFLDQSTAEIFVNNGEKVFTFKSFFTDDKWVEVESEKTIRIKIWRMEA, encoded by the coding sequence ATGAGACCCAAGTATCATATTTCACCGGAACAAGGTTTTTTGAATGATCCAAATGGTCTGGCACAATTTCGTGGAAAGTATCATGTGTTTTACCAGTGGCTGCCAGATGTTGTTCCACAGGGGAGTAAACAATGGCGACATTGCATTTCAAATGATCTGGTGCATTGGACGGACGAAGGGAGCGCACTACAGCCTGATGAGTGGTATGAAAAAAATGGTTGCTATTCAGGCTCAGGTATTACAACAGAAGATAAGTATTTTCTGTTCTATACAGGTAATGTAAGGGATGCTGAAGGGGGGAGAGAAACATATCAATGTGTTGCTGTATCTGACGATGGGAAGTCTTTTCAGAAAGAAGGTCCTGTGATCTATCTGCCTGATGGATATACTGCACATTTTCGAGATCCGAAAGTATGGAAGAAAAATAACAGCTGGTGGATGGTTGTAGGAGCACAGACAAAAGAATTGCAAGGTAATGTGGCATTGTTTGAGTCGAATAACTTGAAAAAATGGGATTACCGGGGAAATCTGCTAGATCCGTCAATGGACTGGGGATATATGTGCGAATGTCCGGATATAGTGGATATAGACGGACAACAATTTTTAATAGTCAGTTGTCAAAAAGAAACTGGGTGTAAAGGAATTGTTTTCAGTGGAAAGATGGACTACATCGAAGCAAAATTTCAATTAGACGATGTGGGCAATTTGCTGGATGCAGGATTCGATTTCTATGCGCCACAGAGTTTTGTAGATGAATCGGGACGGTGCATTCTACTGGGATGGCTTGGAGCAGGTAAGCTGGATTATCAGATGAGTCAGCCTACAGTGAAAGAGGGTTGGTTACATTCACTGACAATTCCGAGAGAGTTGTTTGTACAGAACGGAAAGCTTCATCAGCAACCGGTTAAGGAATTAGAAAGTATCAGAAGACATGAGCGTGTAATCGAAGCAGAAGGACACACTTTCATTAATCAGGAAACATGGAGCGCAGAATTACTGGCAGAGCAGATATCTGATCAAAAATTTTCTTTTAATTTTGGAAATGTGCTGAAAATTAGTTTTGCTAATAACAGCATGGTTATTCAAAGAAAGCATTGGAGCAGCGAGGAATATGACGAAGTACGGGCAGAGATTTCTGTGATTAAAAATATCAGGGTGTTTTTAGATCAGTCTACTGCGGAAATTTTTGTGAATAATGGAGAAAAAGTATTTACATTTAAATCTTTCTTTACGGATGATAAATGGGTTGAAGTTGAATCCGAAAAAACAATTAGAATTAAAATATGGAGGATGGAGGCATAG
- a CDS encoding sucrose-specific PTS transporter subunit IIBC: MATNYKAIAKEIIEIVGGAENIISAAHCATRLRLIVKDKELIDDKKIEAIDIVKGCFFTAGQYQIILGTGIVNKVYEEVMKLGISGTSKNEQAATAAQNGNALQRLIRIFADIFVPIIPVMVATGLFMGLRGLLTQDALLAFFGTSSDAIPQQFLQFTQILTDTAFGFLPVLVCWSAFKKFGGSPVLGIVIGLMLVSNILPTSWDVAQGNAEPMIFFGFIKVNGYQSSVLPAFIIGFLGSKIEQWLHDHVPNALDLIITPFVTVLASLCLGLFLVGPIFHTVEVGLVGVVSALFELPFGIGGFIWGALCQVIVVTGVHHALNLVEIEMLAKTNWNPVNPVGSCGNVAQAGAAMAVAVKSKSVKMKSLAYPSSVSALLGITEPAVFGVNLRLVSPFVCGCLGGGIGGWLAAILGLKGTGMSITGIPGMLLYLNEQFPLYILVNVVAFGAAFALTYVFGMKGDVQE, encoded by the coding sequence ATGGCAACAAATTATAAAGCAATTGCGAAAGAGATTATCGAGATTGTCGGAGGTGCTGAAAATATTATTTCAGCAGCGCATTGTGCAACAAGATTGCGTTTGATCGTAAAGGACAAAGAACTTATTGATGATAAAAAAATTGAGGCAATTGACATTGTAAAGGGATGTTTCTTTACGGCGGGGCAGTATCAGATAATTCTTGGAACAGGTATCGTGAACAAAGTATACGAAGAAGTAATGAAACTGGGTATTTCAGGCACTTCCAAAAATGAACAGGCAGCTACGGCAGCTCAGAATGGAAATGCATTGCAGCGATTGATTCGTATTTTTGCGGATATTTTTGTTCCAATTATTCCGGTAATGGTAGCCACAGGTTTGTTCATGGGATTAAGAGGACTTCTGACACAGGATGCTCTGCTTGCATTCTTTGGGACATCTTCGGATGCAATTCCACAGCAATTCCTTCAGTTTACTCAGATTCTGACAGATACAGCCTTCGGATTTTTGCCAGTACTTGTTTGCTGGTCGGCATTTAAAAAATTTGGCGGATCTCCAGTACTTGGTATTGTTATCGGTTTGATGCTTGTAAGTAATATTCTCCCAACTTCCTGGGATGTAGCTCAGGGAAATGCAGAGCCAATGATTTTCTTTGGGTTCATTAAAGTGAATGGATATCAGAGTTCTGTTCTTCCAGCATTTATTATTGGATTTCTAGGATCCAAAATAGAACAGTGGCTGCATGATCATGTACCGAATGCATTAGATTTGATTATTACACCGTTTGTTACAGTATTAGCATCTCTTTGCCTTGGGTTGTTCCTTGTAGGACCGATTTTCCATACGGTTGAAGTAGGTTTGGTTGGTGTTGTAAGTGCATTGTTTGAACTTCCATTTGGGATTGGAGGATTTATTTGGGGAGCATTATGTCAGGTAATTGTTGTAACAGGAGTTCATCATGCATTGAACCTCGTGGAAATTGAAATGCTTGCAAAAACAAATTGGAATCCAGTAAATCCAGTAGGATCATGTGGTAATGTTGCACAGGCAGGAGCTGCAATGGCTGTAGCTGTAAAATCTAAATCAGTGAAAATGAAATCACTTGCATATCCGTCTTCTGTATCTGCTTTGTTAGGAATTACAGAACCGGCCGTATTTGGTGTAAACTTAAGATTGGTCAGTCCTTTTGTATGCGGTTGCTTAGGAGGAGGAATCGGAGGCTGGTTAGCAGCAATTCTGGGATTAAAAGGAACAGGGATGTCAATTACTGGTATCCCGGGAATGTTATTATATTTAAATGAGCAGTTTCCATTGTACATATTGGTAAATGTGGTTGCATTTGGTGCAGCATTTGCATTGACTTATGTTTTTGGAATGAAAGGTGATGTACAGGAGTAA